Genomic DNA from Gossypium hirsutum isolate 1008001.06 chromosome A01, Gossypium_hirsutum_v2.1, whole genome shotgun sequence:
AGGTACTCTCTCAGCTGGGGATTCATCATCGGCTTTCTTGTCCTCATACTTTTGAGCAAAATGGCTTGGTGGAGAGAAAACATAGGCATATAGTTGATACTGGTCTGACATTATTAGTTCAAGATAGTGTGTATGCATCTTTGGGCTCATGCTTTCATCAGTTCTGTTTATTTCATCAATAGACTTCCTACACCTGTTCTCAATGAAAGGTCACCCTATGAGGTGTTGCATAAAACTCTACCTAACTACATGCATTTAAAGGTTTTTAGCTGTAGGTGCTATCCATATCTCATACCCTTTAATACTCATAAGTTACAATATCGTTCCAGGCCTTGTGTGTTCCTTAGCTATAGTCCTGTTCACAAAGGATACAAATGTCTTAATGATACAAGTAAGATTTTGTTTCTCTAGGCATGTGGTGTTTGATGAAGAATGTTTTCCTTTTGCTAGTTCTTCTGGCTCAAATAGTAGTTCTACCACTTCTTGGACTAAGCCAAAGTTCCAGCATTAGCAGTCTTAAGTTCTAGTTGTGGTATCTTATTTGGAACAATCTGGATTTGGTGCTccaaatgtgtaacaccccttgcccgtatccaatgccgggatagggttcgaggtgctaccgaacttaaactcaaccaactatATGAAATTGGGCCGTAAAactttgatcaattttaaactttttatttcatattcatttcgtcccttaaacgggctcacaaggcccaaaacatgcattagagacggttcgggactaaaccgagaacttaagaaaaacttaaaaaaattttatgctttatggctccacaagcccgtgtgggtataaaccgtgtgatcacacacggtcttgtggcttgggacacgcccgtgcccttagCCAGTATGCAACATtgactttaaaacacggccatggcacacgcccgtgtggcctacctgtGTACTAACCTGACTTTAAATTTTTcagtgcaggggacacaaggtCATAGGacacacccatgggagtgagccgtgtgtcacacacgacttggacacacgcccgtgtgtctacccgtgtggacaaatacaaggctattttccaagccattttgtcaccttcacaacacatgcacgcatacttatacaataacatacaacaAGGCATACATGGGCACTTAAACAtccataaacatgttatgataatgtcaatttctcatacaattgatatcatagattttactcacatctttaccacattcatgcCATAATCATATAAACTCATTACATAAgaccatagcacatgcatgcatatatgtaaaatgggtttacaaccccataatcaaaataagccaataaATTTGGCTAAAGCAATATCACATACTTGAATATTTAAACTCCTaaacatgccatagactcaaagtacttgaaatcacttacaccaatagcgatagcttgacagtgtgataatatctccgacgaactccaacccgagctaacctatcaacactaaagaacatgaaaaggaagggggtaagctttatacttagtaagttcatatgaaaacaataagcaacttattaacatgttttatcaatgtttccaacatattctcaagttcatgatAAGCTGTCTTATTGTacataagttaataaaatatttatatctggagctacaaaactccaaattaagttctgttaatttttgttaaaactagactcatgtacctttctaccataaaatttacagaatttttttcttagtcaattagtacattttattcctcAAATTTATCCCttattcactgtctgacagttccgacccttctgcattcaagttcaattatctcatagcacagaACTAGAATGATATTCTTTTATAAtcctattgaaaatagactcattaaggattctaaaaatataaattataactcataactatttttataaaatttatgatgattttctaaatttagaatagggaattttgaagtcattctgactctatctcacacaacttcaaatatctcattataggaaattcttttgattacaCAGTtgcttttataagaaactagactcaatagtctttaattctatattttattcagcctctaacttatttttaaatatttttagtgtattctCAAAGTTACACCACTGTAGTAGCCCAAAACTGTCCAGGCTAATTTACTCCTTAACAATTATCGTTCATCAAATATTATATACATCATGAACATAGACCCATAACTACAAGGTCGTtataaaatcattctcataaacatGACTTACTTGTTTGCAGCCTTACCAAAAATGCATCATAGACCGAATCATTTCTCATGCATAttaaataggtacctgtaccactcacaacattattatactttccttattaactCACTTTCGTAACTTTTAACGTTGAACCTTTCGGAATACTGCCGGATATtttataagcctcaaacatgggataagttaccgatgccatgtcccaaacatggtcttacactagttatcatcatcgaggccgatgccatgtccctgacatggtcttgCACTAGCTGTCTTATATAcgtgccgatgcatgtcccagacatgtcttacactggctatcatcatcgaggccaatgcatgtcccagacatgtcttacactggtacACAATCACCCAAATGTCTTGGCACGAATATCCGGTTTGTTTCCTAGGGTTTCAATGGGgtctttctactatctcaatcatTACTGAGCATTCTCAATTTACAATttagcaattcatgctatatcaattcaatgacgATTCGAATACATGCATTAACAATGAAatcatattatttacatacaacttactcattTCTCTGAGAAATCGTATTCCATTGAATTTTCTAATGTATTCTACCATCACGTAAATGTTATTAACTTTTGGCATCACTTTCATCATACTTAATAacatcaacatataattaaatacaacTGAGGCAAGATagattcaagtatattaacaataacatgaataacatgcttatttagtcatatgaacttacctcgacaccaaattggtaaaagaggcctaaacatcaatttcttattttttcctcgttctaagcccgaatctcgtttttcgtcatctataacatcacattgaacttattaacacaatatactaatcaaattagtccaatgacacattttggcaaaattttcgattttgcccttatactttgccaaaattaccaaattgcctctaggctcataaaatgatttttatcacatttctttacttcttaagcctagatgaaccattttcataactatagaaactcataatttcaactatttcacccatttacaacttgttttacaactttgcaaaattccccattttaggtgttttcatgcaaacttctttcataaaagttgtttagaACACTACcaaaactcatattcttccataaaaactcagcaaacaacaCATATAATTTCATGGAAAAGCCCTatactcttaatcattttgcaaaatagtcccctcttttgaaagctcatactttaggggttccaaaaatgaaagacattaaaaatcacttactagcaTGGGAGTTTCCTTGCTGAAATTTTTCAGCTTCCAAACCCTTTTCTTGGCAGGAAAAATCGgtggagagaagatgaagaaaagatgatattttcttttctttattttattacttatttgtcaAATAAGTCACCCAACACTTACCTAACATGTTTGACCATTAAATTCCTTGTCTCACGATAagccatcacactttcaatggcctaatttcacattaaaaccccaaatttaagatacaaggcaatttaacacctttaggtattaaaacacaacttttactttttatgcgatttagtcctttttcaaaattggactagaaatcgctaaaattaatacaccaaaattaacatgcacttataaaatcacattataacatataaattaacatcaaaataattttattcagcctcggaatagtggttccgaaaccactgttctgactaggcccaaaatcgagctgttacaaaatGTGCCTGTTACTTCAGTTCGAATGAATTTAGGTGACGTGTCAGGGTCTGCTACTAAAATTCTGGCCATCTTCCTTTGGAGTCCACTGATTTGAGATTGAGGCAAGATGATAGCATCTCGCCAGGAGTGAAGATAGCAGTAGTAGTGTTGCTCGTTCTACTCATACTCCAAACTCATCTCACCATGTTGTAGATCCTCCTATGAACTCAAGTTTGGCTACTGGTGGTAATCTGGTTGTTGAGGAATTTCAGGATCTTCCATCAGTTTTACCTACCAATTCTCATCCCATGTAAACCAAGTCCAAAAGCGGCATTTTTAAGCCCAAGGTGTTTTCAGCTGAGTTGAGTGAGACTGAGCCAGTCATAATTGAGGAGGCCTTTGCTAGTAAAGAGTGGGCACTAGCAGCTCAGCAAGAGTATGATGCTCTGctgaaaattaaaacatgggACTTAGTTCCCCTACCTGCAAACAGAAGAGCTGTAGGATGCAAGTGGGTGTTCAAACTCAAACGCCGTTCAGATGGCTCTATTGCTCGTTACAAGGGTCGTTTGGTAGTCAAGGGATATCTTCAGGAGGCAGGTATTgattttcaagaaaaattcaaCCCAGTTGTGAAACCAACAACAATTCGAGTTGTTTTAACATTGGCTGTGAAGTTTGGATGGCAGCTAAGGCAAGTAGATATCAATAATGCATTTCTTAATGGTGATTTGTCTGAAGAAATTTATATGGTTCAACCTCCTAGTTTTGAGCAGAAGCATGGTGAACGACCTTTGGTGTGTAGATTGAATAAAGCACTATATGGTCTTAAACAGGCTCCCAGAGCTTGGTTCTCCAAGCTAAGAGATTTCTTGCTTGCTTCACAGTTTTTTTGGCTAAGTTAGATGGTTCTCTTTTTGTTAGGAAAGTTGAGGGAGTGCTTTTGTATATCCTAGTATATGTGGATGACATCATTGTCACTGGAAATCATCAAGGTAATATAGATAACTTTGTTTCAACCTTGGATACCCATTTTTCATTAAAAGATTTAGGGCCTTTAAGTTACTTCTTGGTATTGAAGTAACTCCCACCACTGATGGGTTATTTTTAAGTCAGCGCAAATATGTTCTTGATATTCTAAAAAGGGATCGAATGGATCAGGCAAAAGGATCTCCCACACCCATGGTCACTTCAATAAACTTATCTCAACATGTTGGCAATGCAATTGAGAATGAATCCGAGTATAGAAGCATTATGGGGGCTCAGCAGTATGTGGTCATCACCAGACCTAACATTCCTTTTGCTGTCAATAAAGTTTGACAATTCATGCATAAGCCTTTTGACCAGCACTTCAAGGATGTAAAACGCATTCTCAGGTATCTCCAAAACACTGTGGACTATGAACTTTACTTTACTATAGCTGTCAACTTAGATTTGGTTGGTTATTTAGATGCAAATTGGGGAACTGATGTGGATGATAGGAGGTCTACTACAGGGTTTTGCGTATTCCTTGGGGGTAATCCTGTAGCAACAAATTGTCTCCAGGTCAACTGCAGAAGCTAAGTATAGAGGGCTAGCTCACATTGCTACAGAAGTGGTTTGGCTTGAGTCTCTCTTGTCTGAGTTGCATGTTTCTACCTCAAGAAAGGCCACAGTGTGGTGTGATAACTCAGGAGCAGTTGTTGTATCTGCTAATCCAGTGTTACACTCAAAGTTTAAGTATGTCGAGTCAGATCTGTTCTTTGTTAGAGAGAAAGTTGCTGTTGGAAAGCTAAGCGTGGGGCATGTTCCAGCACAAGAGCAAGTAGCAGATGTATTTACCAAACCTTTGTCAGCTCCTTTGTTTGCAAAATTTAGATCTTATCTTAAAGTGGTTCCAAAGTTTGACCAAACAACGGATTTTAAGAAGATGGAGGCATGTTAAGGAATGAAAATTGTTATTACAATTAGCAGTTAGAGCTTGGTAGTTaaactaattataattaatttaacagATTGTGTTTAAATACTATGTCTTGGTATTCAATTTCGATATAATAAAATTGAACCTTTCTAATCACTATGGAGTGTGTTCTTGTTCACTCAAATCTCGTCTATTTCTCATTACAACAATTCGTATCTTGTTCGTTTTCAAAAGCTGTCTAACTCACTTGGATTCATGACTAATAATTTTTTGATGATTGACCAGATTTCTTTCTGCATTTTAAGAATGCTTCAAAAAGATCAACACACTACTATTGTGTCAGCATACTATCCACGTTTCATGTTATGTGATAATTTTTATCTATTACGTCAGCGtcattaattatctaattaataataaatttttctgttgactgaaaagcatgattgTTTTTGGAAAGATGAATTTTCAAGCCTTTTTTTAGTAAGGGGTTTTTTCACCTTCAGCGAAATTATAATAGCAAGTATATAGTAATTAGTAAAGGTAGAAGAAAAAGTCAGGTTATAAAATGTTACTCGAGTAAACTTCTAGATGCCACGTTGAAGAAGAAGTCAGTTGACTTGGATAGTCAATATTAAACAGGACCAATTTAATTTGTGACCTCTTCTTCATATTATCAATATCATATATGATACAtataaacaacaaagaaaaacaaaaacagacTTGTGCTGAAACTTAAAACCCATTGCTGCTCTACAATTTCCAACTTTCCTTGCATAATCAAAGAGGTTCCCATAGTCATGGATCAAAAATTTCTCATGGCGGCTAGAACCGGAGACTTAAACCTCATCAAGCAACTCGTAGATGCGGAAACCAACATCCTAAACGCCACCACTCCACAAGGCAACACTGCTCTTCACATGGCTGGACGATTCGGACACAAAGATTTGGTCGAACAGATAATAAATTGGCATCCGAATCTCATCCACAAGACCAACCTCAATGGTGAAACACCCTTTCATGTCGCCGCAAAGGCCGGACGGTTAGatgttattttcttgttcaaGGCTACTGTGGAAAATATAGCATGGGTCAAAGACAATAATGGCGACACCCCTTTACATTGTGCTGTCAGAAACAATCATAAGTTGGTTCTGTGGCTATTGGTAGAAGGAGATCAGGAAGCTTTGAGGCTAGTCAACAATGCTGGGGAATCTCCGCTTGTTGTCGCCATTGATTTAGGCTTAACTAATGTTGCTCACAGCATCATATTTAGAAATCCACTCACTCTTGATCATATAGGAAACAACGGCCAAACACCGCTGCACCGTGCCATCTTAAGCCGCGATTTGGGTAAATCTAGCTGCCACTTTGTCAAGATTTCGATATTTACTGTAGTTTTAATCAAATGGTTATGATTTAGCAGCTATCGTGGACATGATCATGGTTTTGAAACCAGAGTTGATCACCTTGCAAGATGGGAGAGGGAGAAATCCCCTTCACTATGCTGTTTCCTTGGGTGACTATGAAATGGTTAAGAAATTACTAGAATGCAATAGTTCAGCTGCATATCAAGTAGATAATAATCGACAGATACCTCTCCACTTTGCTGCCAAGAATGGTCAAGTAAACTTGTTGAAGCTGCTGCTAAATCCTTGCCCGGACACCGTTGAGATGATCAACAATGAGCAACAGAATATTCTCCACCTTTCTGCTAAAAATGGGTACATGAATGTAGTATTGTATGTCTTGGATTTGCCTGAAGCTGAAGATTTGGTTAATGGATCAGATATTGCTGGAAACACCCCTTTGCATCTTGCAGCAATGAACTTCCATAGCAATGTGGTCTATTTTTTGTCAAAGAATTCAAAGGTGAACATTAGGGTAATGAATCAGGATTCTCAGACAGCTTTGGATGTTGTCTATTCAATTGACGATGGTGGGATGGAACTACAAAAGGTACAAAAATTAAGGTATCAGAACTTGTGTAATTTGGATTCAGAGGATTACTGAATAACAATAGTTGTGTTTTTCAATTGCAGCTCTTGACCTTAAAGGCTTTGAAGAGTTCTTATATGAAGAGAGCTGGCGATCTCCTTCAAGAGGGAGGATTCGTCTATACAGATGtcgagaaaaaaaacaaaatgggaCAAAAAAGCAGGGAAATGGCGACAACTATGTTGCTGATGGCAACACTGATTGCTACATTTACATTCACAGCAGCTTTTACAATCCCTGGAGGTTTCAAAAACAATGGTCCAGACGAGGGTATGTCGACATTACTTGGTAAGTCTGCTTTTAAAGCATTCGTAGTCACGGATTCGATTGCCTTCACCTCATCAATGACTGCAGCAGTGTTGGTTTTCTGGTCATCTTCATATCAAGTCACCGAATCATTCATGGACACACTTCCTTTCGCCATTGCTTTTACTTGGATTGCACTTGTGGCGATGTCATTGGCATTCGTTACAGGACTGTTCGTAGTGTTGTCCAAGACATTGTGGCTTGCCATACTGGTTTGTTTCATCGGTTGTGCATCGCCTGCAATTCTTTACTTATTTGGACCGTTGTTTCTCCTCGTGTTCGATCGCTTGTCATCTTCTCCGACCTCTATCGCTCGCCGACGTAACATACTTGAAGACAACCCGTTTTTGTTTATCTTTCGATTGACAAAGATGATTTACTGAAGTAAAAAGATAAAAGGCTAAAATGTGTCTGTAGTCTCTGTGCctttcgaaaattaaaaatttagtttatatacttttatttatatctaAAATTTAGTGGCTCTACTTTGTAATTTTTGAAGTTATTCTTTCTGTGAAATTCAGGTTTTACTTACTAATtatgcaattaaaaaaattattgtaactaacttgaattttaaaaaaattaacagtattaattttcaaaaaataaatactaaatttttaattttcgaaaaGTAGGACATATTTTAACCGAAGATAAATTAGTAACACAAAGGAAAACGTGATTCAACCTGTTGGCCGACTGCTGTGAGATGTCTTGTTTCAATTAATTTTCATCTCAGCTGACCAAGTTATATCTCGATTACGGgatggtatttctacaatttcgACAGACCTTCTGAATTTAACCTCAGATTTCTTTGGTTCCGGCAGCAAAGCTCCCTGCGGTGCAATTACAAATGTGTAAAAACTATaaacaaaaacagagaaaatcaAAGTAATTCAATATCTATAATTCATTCTATAAACCAAATTCCAAActaatgaaatttttatgttaatattgaaTGTTTAATATCGAAAATAGGGGTGTGAATTAGAGTGTGGGAAACTTACGTCTGTTTCGGCATAAGCAGTATTAAGTGAGGCTGACACAGGCTTCTTGGATTTTGTAGCTAAGGACTTACAGGCTGTCATCTTTAAAGACGTCAAAAGAAGGAATCCGCGGCTGTAATCCACAGGGTTGAAGGTGGTGAGGGTTGGTAGGTTTTCAAGTTGTAACTTTTCCAATTTCCAAAACCGCATGTCCTTTTCAGTTTTCACTTTGGCTTCACCTTCTTCGTATCTAAAGAATAACAAggagaagaaaagatgaaaatttaagGCTAGAGCTATATTATATACTGCAGCCTCACCAAAACATTTTGTCATAAAGAAATCAATTTAAAGTCTACAATTTCTTGAAGGAAGAATAtgcaagagatgaatggattaaGGGAATGCACATTCTCAACTCAATCAAAGAATTTGAACTTTAAAAGATGAAAGATTCTGAGGCAATTAAAAAGTATTATGATAGATTACTCATTATTGCCAACAAAGTAAGATTACTTGACTTTGAATTTTCTAATTTTAGATTGGTTCAAAAAAATTTTTGTAATAATCCCTGAAAGATTTAAAGGAACTATTTCCTCattgaaaaacactaaaaatgtGTCAAAAATTAGTTCAGTAGAATTATTAATGCTTTACTTGCACAAAAACAGAGAAAGTTTATGACATCTGGAGGGATTGTTTTAACATCTGGAGGGATTGTCGAGGGAGCACTACCTACAAGAGGTTAATAAAATTAAGGagacaaaggaaagaaaaagaagtacAAAAAGAAAAACCTAGGTTTTGATTCTCCTAAAATTAATGGCGACACAAAATTTGTTTTTTCTCCTCGCAAGCATTGTGGAAAGAAAGGTCATCCACCATTCAAATGTTGGAAAAGACCAGATCAAAAGTGTGAGAAATGTCTGAAAATAGGACATCATCAAAAGATTTGCAAAAGcaactttcaaaaaaataagTTGTGTAGGTAGCTGATCAAAAAGAGGAGCAGCAACTCTTTGTAGCAACTTGTTATGCAACTAGCAGCTCTAATGACAAATGACCTATTGAGAGTGGTTGCACAACTAGATGCTTCGATAATTTCCAAAGTACAAATTGGTAATGGAGACAATAATGCTATTAAAGGCAAAGGCATTGTGACAATTAGATGCCCTTCAGGTATAAATTTAATCAATGATGTGTTATTTGTACCTAATACAAATAAAAAGTGTTAAGTGTTGGTCAGTTGCTTGAAGAGGACTTTAAAGTTTTCTTTGAAACCAATCATTGTCAAATCAAGGATGTAGAAGGCAAAGatgtattcaaaataataataaagggaaCTCTGGATTCTTTAGAAAAGGAGCAAAAAACCTATGTTGCAACTAAGATCAATACAAAAGTGTGACACTAAAGGCTTGGACATTTTAATCATATTGTTGTAATAAACCTACAAAAGAACGATTTGGTTTAGGGGCTACCTTACCTTGAAACTAATATACCAATTTGCAAAACTTATCAATTTGGTAAGCTAGCAAAGctttctttcaaaaaaataaaataaaaaagctaCTAGAAAATTGAAATTAATCCATATAAACCTAGTTGATCATAAAAAAAACCCGCCACTAAATGTGTGTAAGTATTACATAGTTTTCATTTATAACTACACTAAGATACGCATGATTTATTTCCTCATATTCAAGTTTGAGATTGTTGGCGTGTTCTGAAAATTCAAGCAATGAGTTGAAACTCAAAGTGGCTATAAGATTCAAGCTTTAAGGTCTGATAATGGCAAGGAGTACATATCTGATCAACTCAATTTGTTTTGTAAAGAAGTTGGGATTGAACACCAACTCACTATTCCATATACTTCAAAACGAAATAGAGTTAGTGAGAGGAAGAATCGTACCATAAAAGAGATGACTAGATGGTAATTGTTTGAGAAACGCTTGCCAAAAGAGTATTGTGCAAAAGCTACACATACTACTATTTTTCTACTCAACAGGCTTCCAACAAAAGCAGTGGAAGGAAAGAAACCGTTTAAAATCTGATATAGTTATAAACCTTCTTTAAAAAATCTCAAGGTGCTTGGATGCTTGTGTTTTATTTATGTGTCACAGAACAAAAGAGGTAAGTTGG
This window encodes:
- the LOC107917050 gene encoding protein ACCELERATED CELL DEATH 6, with translation MDQKFLMAARTGDLNLIKQLVDAETNILNATTPQGNTALHMAGRFGHKDLVEQIINWHPNLIHKTNLNGETPFHVAAKAGRLDVIFLFKATVENIAWVKDNNGDTPLHCAVRNNHKLVLWLLVEGDQEALRLVNNAGESPLVVAIDLGLTNVAHSIIFRNPLTLDHIGNNGQTPLHRAILSRDLAIVDMIMVLKPELITLQDGRGRNPLHYAVSLGDYEMVKKLLECNSSAAYQVDNNRQIPLHFAAKNGQVNLLKLLLNPCPDTVEMINNEQQNILHLSAKNGYMNVVLYVLDLPEAEDLVNGSDIAGNTPLHLAAMNFHSNVVYFLSKNSKVNIRVMNQDSQTALDVVYSIDDGGMELQKLLTLKALKSSYMKRAGDLLQEGGFVYTDVEKKNKMGQKSREMATTMLLMATLIATFTFTAAFTIPGGFKNNGPDEGMSTLLGKSAFKAFVVTDSIAFTSSMTAAVLVFWSSSYQVTESFMDTLPFAIAFTWIALVAMSLAFVTGLFVVLSKTLWLAILVCFIGCASPAILYLFGPLFLLVFDRLSSSPTSIARRRNILEDNPFLFIFRLTKMIY